A window of the Desulfobacula toluolica Tol2 genome harbors these coding sequences:
- a CDS encoding AAA family ATPase — protein MSRIISFSGTHGTGKSTAAYRMAVDLKYLQPKKSVHVLCDQEAFCPYPINKETTEVAQQWLFGNQIKQELTALERFDIVITDRTIIDVIAYTWVAGFHDLAQGMLAYAERHMPYYHEIYFNKIANNQHCHPDGIREATDMKFRQDVEDAMLSFHQGLLNPSVFPGRVFYV, from the coding sequence ATGTCCAGGATCATTTCATTTTCAGGCACACACGGCACCGGCAAATCTACAGCAGCTTATCGCATGGCCGTAGATCTGAAATACCTGCAGCCGAAAAAATCGGTTCATGTTCTGTGCGACCAGGAGGCCTTCTGCCCATATCCTATTAATAAGGAAACCACCGAAGTGGCGCAGCAATGGTTGTTCGGCAATCAGATCAAACAGGAACTGACCGCCCTGGAGCGGTTTGATATTGTTATTACGGATCGAACCATCATCGATGTCATAGCCTATACCTGGGTGGCCGGGTTCCATGATCTGGCACAGGGCATGCTGGCCTATGCCGAGCGTCATATGCCGTATTATCACGAAATCTATTTCAATAAAATTGCCAACAATCAGCACTGCCACCCGGACGGGATCAGGGAGGCCACGGACATGAAATTCCGTCAGGATGTCGAAGATGCCATGTTGAGCTTTCACCAGGGCCTTTTGAATCCAAGCGTGTTCCCGGGGCGTGTGTTTTATGTCTGA
- a CDS encoding terminase gpA endonuclease subunit: MTLLFKEKEEIRVKRPAWCSRELWQTLTGLMIEGVLSVNVAFSRAERKVLRKRKQIKPSVWSEKHRVLVKSVLPGLWKNSVTPYSVGIMDAAALPFVREIIVCKSPQTGISEVAHSFIGSRIDLAPGDILYTYPDEKTSNDNAKDRVTPMLQNSVRLRSYLTGYEKDLSSSRINLQHMTIYFGWAGSVSALANKPIRYVISDEIDKPGFGDAKKEASPLDLIDKRLITYRDISKHWKISTPTVKSGNIWQELNHNTDVIFDYHVKCPFCGQLQLMTMKRIKWDGGSKADPKEIKNKKLARYECEHCQELWDDNIRNRAARNGDWIARGTVISIESYLEKFRPANVGFHLPAWNSYFVSLSECAAAFLKGMKTKKKLKDFRNSFEAMPWEEYEVLAKKEDEEVLRCKTKLPPQVVPEAAVALTAGIDLQKTGFPYVVRAWAKDYTSWLIDYHQLGTWKELEDLLFEKVYPVENSDRHMRIWRAGLDTGGGKYKKEISSTEEAYLWLQDYAGFSRTCRVWGCKGSSNPLPTKMKMGSILNKTPSGKPLRMGMRLAILDTDKLKDMFYERMFKAMEKDQGGAYLHKETQLDYARQITAEEKQVNDKGVETWERIRKDNHYLDCECIASIVADWEWPGGGVNLFPNPNQPVKALEKNESHGRDAGSRSRPSWFNRR, translated from the coding sequence ATGACTCTGTTATTCAAAGAAAAAGAAGAGATCCGGGTAAAAAGGCCGGCGTGGTGTTCCCGGGAGCTGTGGCAAACCCTGACCGGTTTGATGATTGAGGGGGTGCTGTCCGTCAATGTGGCTTTTTCCAGGGCTGAACGTAAAGTTTTGAGAAAGCGTAAGCAGATCAAGCCTTCGGTCTGGTCGGAAAAACACCGGGTCCTGGTTAAATCCGTGTTGCCGGGGTTGTGGAAAAACAGTGTTACCCCGTATTCCGTGGGTATTATGGATGCGGCTGCTTTGCCGTTTGTCCGGGAGATTATTGTTTGCAAGTCTCCCCAGACCGGTATATCCGAGGTGGCGCATAGCTTTATCGGTTCCCGGATCGATCTTGCACCTGGGGATATCCTGTATACCTATCCGGATGAAAAGACATCCAATGACAATGCAAAGGACAGGGTGACTCCGATGCTGCAAAACTCCGTCCGGCTGCGCTCGTACCTGACCGGTTATGAAAAGGATTTGTCATCGTCACGTATCAACCTGCAGCACATGACCATTTACTTTGGCTGGGCCGGGTCTGTATCAGCCCTTGCAAATAAACCAATCCGGTATGTCATATCCGATGAGATCGACAAGCCTGGTTTCGGGGATGCCAAAAAGGAGGCCTCTCCCCTGGATCTGATCGATAAGCGGCTGATCACCTACAGGGATATTTCAAAGCACTGGAAGATATCCACCCCCACGGTTAAATCCGGTAATATTTGGCAGGAGTTGAATCACAACACGGATGTGATTTTTGACTACCATGTCAAATGCCCGTTCTGCGGCCAGTTGCAGTTGATGACGATGAAACGGATTAAATGGGACGGCGGATCAAAAGCCGATCCAAAAGAAATCAAGAACAAAAAGCTGGCCCGGTACGAGTGCGAACATTGCCAAGAGTTGTGGGATGATAATATCAGAAACCGTGCCGCCCGGAATGGGGATTGGATCGCCAGGGGGACCGTTATTTCCATTGAGAGCTATCTTGAAAAATTCCGTCCGGCAAACGTGGGGTTTCACCTGCCTGCATGGAACAGTTATTTTGTGTCGTTGAGTGAATGTGCCGCCGCCTTTTTGAAAGGGATGAAAACCAAGAAAAAGCTCAAGGATTTTCGAAACAGTTTTGAGGCCATGCCCTGGGAAGAATACGAGGTCCTGGCCAAAAAGGAAGATGAAGAGGTTTTGAGATGTAAGACTAAATTGCCGCCCCAGGTGGTGCCGGAAGCTGCCGTTGCGCTCACGGCGGGTATTGATCTGCAAAAGACCGGGTTCCCGTATGTAGTCCGGGCCTGGGCAAAGGATTATACGAGCTGGCTGATTGATTACCATCAGCTTGGCACCTGGAAGGAACTGGAAGACCTGTTGTTTGAAAAGGTTTATCCGGTTGAAAATTCGGACAGGCACATGCGGATCTGGCGGGCCGGGCTGGATACCGGTGGCGGTAAATATAAAAAAGAGATTTCTTCCACAGAAGAGGCTTATCTGTGGCTCCAGGATTATGCGGGCTTTAGCAGGACCTGCCGGGTGTGGGGCTGCAAAGGGTCTTCAAATCCTCTTCCCACAAAAATGAAAATGGGATCGATCTTAAATAAAACTCCGTCCGGCAAGCCGCTGCGCATGGGCATGCGGCTGGCGATCCTGGACACGGACAAACTCAAGGACATGTTTTATGAGCGGATGTTTAAAGCCATGGAAAAAGACCAGGGCGGGGCATATCTGCACAAAGAAACCCAGCTTGATTATGCCCGGCAGATCACGGCGGAGGAAAAGCAGGTCAATGATAAGGGTGTGGAAACCTGGGAGCGGATACGCAAAGATAATCATTACCTTGATTGTGAGTGCATTGCTTCTATCGTGGCGGACTGGGAATGGCCGGGGGGTGGTGTGAATTTGTTCCCGAATCCGAATCAACCAGTGAAAGCTTTAGAAAAAAATGAAAGCCATGGTCGGGATGCGGGGTCGAGGTCCCGGCCGTCATGGTTCAACAGAAGATAG
- the ltrA gene encoding group II intron reverse transcriptase/maturase: MIETNRRCILMDILPQQMEMFTALQITESPTESSRLMEFILERGNMFRALKRVRSNKGAPGIDNMTVDQLPGYLRRHWPKVKGKLLQGNYKPLPVKRKEIPKPDGGVRLLGIPTVLDRLIQQAVSEILQQIWDPHFSESSHGFRPGRSQHDAILQGKVYLLSGYTHSVNMDLSKFFDRVNHDRLMSRLAERIKDKRVLKLIRSYLTAGVMIDGVVVSAAEGTPQGGPLSPVISNIVLDELDKELEKRGHKFVRYADDFVIYLKSKKAAERVMKSVTRFITVKLRLKVNEEKSKVSRPWLDKFLGYTFISMCGKTKIRIHRKTIERFKERVRELTNRNCGLSLPQIIDKLNMYIRGWWNYYCLTEARHIFKSLNGWIIRRLRCVVWKQWKNPGTKIRNLLKRGIPFQYAVTCGNSRKKHWRMSRVKWVVMALPNKYFLSLGLFLPGN; this comes from the coding sequence ATGATAGAGACAAATAGGAGGTGTATACTTATGGACATATTGCCACAGCAGATGGAAATGTTCACAGCGTTACAGATCACCGAAAGTCCGACAGAAAGTTCCCGACTCATGGAGTTTATCCTTGAAAGGGGAAACATGTTCAGAGCATTAAAAAGGGTCCGTAGCAACAAAGGGGCACCTGGAATCGACAACATGACCGTTGATCAACTACCGGGTTACCTCAGACGCCACTGGCCCAAAGTTAAGGGAAAGTTGCTGCAGGGAAACTACAAGCCATTACCGGTGAAAAGGAAAGAAATTCCTAAACCCGATGGCGGAGTAAGACTGCTCGGCATTCCAACAGTTTTGGATCGTTTGATCCAGCAAGCCGTCAGCGAGATATTGCAGCAAATATGGGACCCGCATTTTTCTGAGTCCAGTCATGGATTCAGACCTGGAAGATCCCAGCATGATGCCATACTCCAAGGCAAAGTTTATCTGCTCTCAGGATATACACACTCTGTTAATATGGATCTTTCCAAATTTTTCGACAGAGTGAACCATGACCGCCTCATGAGCCGTCTGGCTGAAAGAATAAAGGATAAGCGGGTTCTCAAGCTTATCCGAAGTTACTTAACAGCCGGTGTCATGATCGACGGGGTGGTTGTATCTGCCGCTGAAGGAACTCCTCAAGGCGGCCCTCTTTCACCAGTGATCTCAAATATCGTTTTGGATGAACTGGATAAAGAGTTGGAGAAAAGAGGGCATAAATTTGTCAGATACGCTGATGACTTTGTCATATATCTCAAGAGCAAGAAAGCGGCCGAACGTGTTATGAAAAGTGTTACACGGTTTATAACCGTAAAGCTCAGGCTCAAGGTCAATGAAGAGAAAAGCAAGGTCAGCCGACCATGGCTGGACAAATTTCTCGGCTACACATTTATCAGTATGTGCGGCAAGACCAAGATCCGCATACACCGGAAAACAATCGAGCGCTTCAAAGAAAGGGTTCGAGAATTAACAAACCGGAACTGTGGTCTAAGTCTTCCCCAGATCATTGATAAATTGAATATGTACATCAGGGGATGGTGGAATTATTACTGTCTCACCGAAGCAAGACACATATTCAAGTCCTTGAACGGCTGGATTATCCGCCGCTTGAGATGTGTTGTATGGAAACAGTGGAAAAATCCCGGAACGAAAATCCGGAACCTGCTTAAACGAGGCATACCGTTTCAATATGCCGTCACTTGCGGAAATTCCCGCAAGAAACACTGGCGCATGAGCAGGGTTAAATGGGTTGTCATGGCTCTGCCAAACAAATATTTCCTTTCTCTTGGATTATTTCTGCCCGGGAACTAA
- a CDS encoding phage regulatory CII family protein — MVHVDWRGALLELQKIAHDYGSKELADYLGISVNSLYKQLDPNYNLEVNPPDPENPDGQPRYKLGFKTIFKICCITGNFKPVSMMLNSMDRGIFTIPKNQDKNKGFLKLLSNADKESGEAFRATLQALEDNKVSRSEALTGIKECDEAMSALADLKAKYKAVLTEFVPDGKSATGTGR; from the coding sequence ATGGTGCATGTTGACTGGAGAGGGGCGTTACTTGAGTTGCAGAAAATCGCCCATGATTACGGTTCCAAGGAATTAGCCGACTACCTGGGGATTTCGGTCAATTCTTTATATAAGCAGCTTGATCCAAATTATAATCTGGAGGTCAATCCCCCGGACCCGGAAAACCCTGACGGCCAGCCAAGATATAAACTGGGGTTCAAAACCATTTTTAAGATCTGCTGTATAACGGGCAATTTCAAACCCGTTTCCATGATGCTGAATTCCATGGATCGGGGCATTTTCACCATTCCAAAAAATCAGGATAAAAACAAGGGCTTTTTAAAACTCTTGTCCAATGCCGACAAGGAATCGGGCGAAGCTTTCCGGGCCACGCTTCAGGCCCTTGAAGACAACAAGGTCAGTCGGTCTGAGGCTTTGACCGGCATCAAGGAGTGTGATGAGGCCATGAGCGCCCTGGCTGATCTGAAAGCAAAATACAAGGCGGTTTTAACTGAATTCGTCCCGGACGGTAAATCCGCGACAGGTACGGGAAGGTAA
- a CDS encoding GNAT family N-acetyltransferase, with protein MSKSILHKIDGKNWPLEIRWSTDEDMPRIHEWLQEEKSQGVHGNFLCNWNLTKQCHQEGNLLVLLDKMEGIPIGYQWGQLLQSGILQIRNSWRGKGLGRLVVEHCIDLALEQDEMVLQIECKPLSSIPFWKSMGFTVVEGEYGRNAQGYRVLTKPLQLPSEGVNTTVRISIFPEDRKWSDDVSPIDSFSPRSMQSTDGQVHLAERVAFSFHLHEGSRDPVIEILINGKVLYRDKAKYQEAQDRGVRLCLNGFFIDQVKI; from the coding sequence TTGAGTAAATCAATTCTTCATAAAATAGATGGTAAGAACTGGCCATTAGAGATCCGATGGTCAACAGACGAAGACATGCCGAGGATTCATGAGTGGCTTCAGGAAGAAAAGAGCCAGGGCGTTCACGGTAATTTTCTCTGCAACTGGAACTTAACCAAACAATGCCATCAAGAAGGTAATCTTCTCGTCCTATTAGACAAAATGGAAGGCATTCCTATCGGTTACCAGTGGGGTCAGCTGCTTCAATCAGGCATTCTGCAAATTCGAAACAGTTGGAGAGGGAAGGGCTTGGGTCGCCTCGTTGTGGAGCATTGCATTGATCTCGCATTGGAGCAAGACGAAATGGTGCTTCAAATCGAATGCAAACCATTGTCTTCAATCCCATTTTGGAAGTCTATGGGCTTTACTGTGGTTGAAGGTGAGTACGGTCGTAACGCCCAAGGTTATAGGGTGCTTACAAAACCCTTACAACTACCGTCTGAAGGCGTCAACACAACAGTTCGTATTAGCATTTTTCCAGAAGATCGAAAGTGGAGCGACGACGTTTCACCTATTGATAGCTTCTCTCCTCGTTCCATGCAGAGTACCGATGGACAGGTTCATTTAGCCGAGCGCGTAGCCTTTTCCTTCCACCTTCATGAAGGCAGTCGTGACCCTGTAATTGAAATATTGATCAATGGCAAGGTCCTCTATCGAGACAAGGCAAAATATCAAGAAGCCCAAGATCGAGGTGTGCGGCTTTGCCTGAACGGTTTCTTCATCGATCAGGTGAAAATATGA
- a CDS encoding helix-turn-helix domain-containing transcriptional regulator encodes MAERTGKIDIKSMQDMDDFIIEQLKENPGLIPDLLRDTLQDLNSEDDNFKSLMKTIFYITKSKDGGVSELARKTGLTRQSLYRMFKKGNPTLKTLVSILNGLGVRLEIKAIHG; translated from the coding sequence ATGGCTGAAAGAACTGGAAAAATAGATATCAAATCCATGCAGGACATGGATGATTTTATCATTGAGCAGTTAAAAGAAAATCCGGGGTTAATTCCTGATTTGTTACGGGACACGCTCCAGGATTTAAATTCTGAAGATGATAATTTCAAAAGCTTGATGAAAACGATTTTTTATATCACTAAATCAAAAGACGGCGGGGTTTCGGAACTGGCCAGAAAAACCGGATTGACAAGACAATCCCTTTACCGGATGTTTAAAAAAGGGAATCCTACCTTAAAAACGCTTGTCAGTATTTTAAACGGACTTGGAGTACGATTGGAAATAAAAGCTATTCATGGATGA
- a CDS encoding primase-helicase zinc-binding domain-containing protein — MGLLELIGGAGGVLKKVSSTNGGEYAGPCPSCGGRDRFRVWPADKGGRGSYWCRGCGKAGDDVQFLVDFRGCYYREAFRAAGRSMPDNYRPAGYRPVSDGRNKEFRPRTYEEPVETWRMKAEEFVDKSHQALLENKKVLGYVAGRGLDLQAVKGFRLGWFQGEKGKDCMFRPREAWGLPVIKKTNGKKKMLWIPRGIVIPCFKDGRIYRIRIRRPGADLRSKEDIKYYAVPGSGQDVMGHNPDHKAFVVVESELDEMMIARQAGSITGSVALGSAAIKPGSGVFYRLKKALRILVALDYDEAGRKASKWWLDNFDNARRWPVPQGKDPGEAFRAGVAIKEWILAGLPPALTLETYTDYKIPEEMYPLQELQMLLSKYPVKIHAEETRAEILFDPGFQNRAIRQRIRDLFFGDDEIHWYLRVYHKDSIIHGGNCKSGKEWMNENAV; from the coding sequence ATGGGATTGCTTGAGTTGATCGGCGGTGCTGGTGGCGTTCTGAAAAAGGTGTCTTCCACAAACGGAGGGGAGTATGCCGGGCCGTGCCCGTCGTGTGGAGGTCGGGACCGTTTTCGCGTCTGGCCGGCTGATAAGGGGGGGCGTGGTTCTTACTGGTGCCGTGGGTGCGGTAAAGCTGGGGATGACGTCCAGTTTCTGGTGGATTTCCGGGGCTGTTATTACCGGGAGGCGTTCCGGGCTGCGGGTCGGTCCATGCCGGATAATTACCGGCCTGCCGGGTACCGCCCGGTTTCGGATGGCCGGAATAAAGAGTTCAGGCCCCGGACATATGAGGAACCGGTGGAAACATGGCGGATGAAAGCCGAAGAGTTTGTGGACAAGTCTCACCAGGCGCTCCTGGAGAACAAAAAGGTTCTTGGTTACGTTGCCGGGCGCGGACTGGACCTCCAGGCCGTCAAAGGGTTCAGGTTGGGCTGGTTCCAGGGGGAAAAAGGGAAAGACTGCATGTTTCGGCCACGGGAAGCCTGGGGCCTGCCCGTAATCAAGAAAACCAACGGCAAAAAGAAAATGCTCTGGATCCCCAGGGGAATTGTTATCCCGTGTTTTAAGGACGGACGTATATACCGGATCAGGATTCGACGGCCCGGAGCGGATCTGCGGTCCAAGGAAGATATCAAGTATTACGCCGTTCCCGGATCCGGCCAGGATGTCATGGGTCATAATCCGGATCACAAGGCGTTTGTGGTGGTTGAATCGGAGCTGGATGAAATGATGATTGCCCGGCAGGCAGGCTCCATAACCGGTTCGGTGGCCCTGGGGTCTGCGGCCATCAAGCCCGGTTCCGGCGTGTTTTACCGGCTGAAAAAGGCCCTTCGCATCCTGGTGGCCCTGGATTATGACGAAGCCGGGCGCAAGGCTTCAAAATGGTGGCTGGACAACTTTGACAATGCCAGACGGTGGCCGGTTCCCCAGGGCAAGGATCCCGGTGAAGCATTCCGGGCCGGGGTGGCGATCAAAGAGTGGATCCTGGCCGGGCTTCCACCGGCACTGACCCTGGAAACCTACACGGACTACAAGATTCCTGAAGAAATGTATCCTCTCCAGGAATTGCAAATGCTTCTGTCAAAATATCCGGTTAAAATACATGCAGAAGAAACCCGTGCTGAAATCCTGTTTGATCCGGGGTTCCAAAATCGTGCGATTCGGCAACGCATCCGGGACCTGTTCTTCGGGGATGATGAAATTCATTGGTATCTGCGGGTTTATCATAAGGACTCCATTATCCATGGTGGTAACTGCAAGTCCGGTAAAGAGTGGATGAATGAAAATGCGGTTTAA
- a CDS encoding DNA primase family protein: MGKVLNLKEQVMKRSKDEQTEDGGGGDGLDSKFIMECLNQNELGDGELFKKLFPNDFVFNISMDCWMCWSDHHWEIDKKSRALASVEKVARVYQDEAKRTSSKMRELEAKDEPVGELMVKRKLLNQRVSALRTKRRRLNCLYFACTSENPLAIEGEEVDQKPWLLPCANGVINLRTGELEPGRQKDYLLKASPVAWPEDGIDSEAPAWEKFLMEILVGDEEMVRFLQRLIGLGLIGMVVVGIFIVMSGRGRNGKGTIIERITEIMGPLAGAVRSEMLLDQGRITNSSGPTPDIMALRGRRFVFASETDQNCKISPSRVKWLTGDDTMAGRNPNDKYEVNFKPTHTLFLQTNNDPHAPADDFAFWERMVKIPFTLSFVNREPEKEFERRADLELKEKLKAEHPQILAWMVKGCLEFQKIGLKRPAAVKQAVEAYKQEEDIVGDFIRECCVTGTDYHVNATKVYEAFVEWWHKNVSNKEPKMRRFGVLFGKRFEKSKSGTVTYHGVGLLSDSDGSDGVNELFKD, translated from the coding sequence ATGGGTAAGGTGTTAAATTTAAAGGAACAGGTCATGAAGCGCAGTAAAGATGAACAGACCGAGGATGGTGGCGGTGGTGATGGCCTGGATTCCAAATTTATTATGGAGTGCCTGAATCAGAATGAATTGGGTGATGGAGAGCTGTTTAAGAAATTGTTCCCAAATGATTTTGTATTCAACATTTCCATGGATTGCTGGATGTGTTGGTCCGATCATCATTGGGAAATTGATAAAAAAAGCCGTGCCCTTGCTTCGGTGGAGAAAGTGGCCAGGGTCTACCAGGATGAAGCCAAACGCACATCATCAAAAATGCGTGAGCTTGAAGCCAAAGATGAACCGGTAGGAGAGTTGATGGTCAAACGCAAATTGTTGAATCAACGGGTTTCGGCTCTTCGAACAAAGCGCCGGCGGTTGAATTGTTTGTATTTTGCCTGCACGTCTGAAAATCCCCTTGCAATTGAAGGGGAAGAGGTTGACCAGAAGCCCTGGTTGCTGCCGTGCGCAAACGGGGTGATCAATCTTCGAACCGGTGAGCTGGAGCCTGGTCGTCAAAAAGATTATCTGCTCAAAGCCAGTCCGGTAGCTTGGCCCGAGGACGGTATAGATTCCGAGGCCCCGGCTTGGGAAAAATTTTTGATGGAGATCCTGGTCGGTGACGAAGAAATGGTGCGGTTCCTTCAGAGGCTGATCGGCCTGGGGCTGATCGGCATGGTGGTGGTTGGTATTTTTATTGTCATGTCCGGCCGGGGCAGGAATGGCAAAGGCACGATCATCGAGCGAATAACCGAAATCATGGGGCCTTTGGCCGGGGCCGTCCGGTCTGAAATGCTCCTGGATCAGGGCAGGATCACCAATTCCTCCGGGCCGACACCGGATATCATGGCCCTTCGTGGGCGCCGGTTCGTGTTTGCCTCTGAGACGGACCAGAACTGCAAGATATCACCGTCCCGTGTCAAATGGCTGACCGGCGATGACACCATGGCCGGCAGGAATCCGAATGATAAGTATGAAGTCAATTTCAAGCCCACCCATACCTTATTCCTGCAGACCAACAACGACCCTCATGCACCAGCAGATGATTTTGCGTTCTGGGAACGGATGGTCAAAATCCCGTTCACCTTGTCTTTTGTGAACCGGGAGCCGGAAAAGGAGTTTGAACGGCGGGCGGATCTGGAGCTGAAAGAAAAATTGAAGGCCGAGCATCCCCAGATCCTGGCCTGGATGGTGAAGGGGTGTCTTGAATTTCAGAAGATCGGGCTGAAAAGGCCTGCAGCGGTCAAGCAGGCCGTGGAAGCGTACAAGCAGGAAGAGGATATTGTCGGTGATTTTATCCGGGAGTGCTGCGTCACCGGTACGGATTATCATGTGAACGCGACCAAGGTATATGAGGCGTTTGTGGAGTGGTGGCATAAAAACGTCTCCAACAAGGAACCGAAGATGCGGCGGTTCGGTGTGTTGTTCGGAAAACGGTTTGAGAAGTCCAAAAGTGGGACCGTTACCTATCACGGTGTGGGCCTGCTTTCGGACTCGGACGGTTCGGACGGTGTAAACGAGCTGTTCAAGGATTAA
- a CDS encoding helix-turn-helix domain-containing protein, translating to MKTSEIIKNLRKKTSLKHKHIADVLGMSRSNYGNKENGKISFTADELFLVLEFLRKHVTEEEYLNSITDLIGSQSQAVKTEIKKSTDQQKQKTPVPMDSAIQILQEALEETGVKINEKQKQAVLKILREELAKSENKTKDDIKKYLEVFGK from the coding sequence ATGAAAACATCTGAAATAATAAAGAATTTAAGAAAAAAAACGAGCTTAAAACATAAGCATATAGCGGACGTTTTAGGTATGAGCCGCTCAAATTATGGAAATAAAGAAAACGGCAAAATTTCTTTCACAGCCGATGAACTTTTTTTAGTCCTTGAATTCCTAAGAAAACATGTAACAGAAGAAGAATATTTAAATTCTATCACCGACTTAATAGGATCACAAAGCCAGGCCGTAAAAACCGAAATAAAAAAGTCCACTGACCAGCAAAAACAAAAAACACCAGTCCCGATGGACTCCGCCATCCAGATCCTCCAGGAGGCCTTGGAAGAAACCGGCGTCAAAATCAATGAAAAACAAAAACAGGCTGTCCTTAAAATACTCCGGGAAGAACTGGCAAAATCAGAGAATAAAACAAAAGATGATATCAAAAAATATCTTGAGGTTTTTGGGAAATAG
- a CDS encoding helix-turn-helix transcriptional regulator, translating to MEKVRDRLLNVDQVGQRLQCSRRHVYNLIEKGALPAFKIGSRQGIRVKESKIEKFLDECSMNCG from the coding sequence ATGGAAAAGGTCAGAGACCGGCTTTTGAATGTTGACCAGGTAGGGCAAAGGCTTCAATGCAGTAGAAGGCATGTTTACAACCTCATTGAAAAAGGCGCTTTGCCGGCGTTTAAAATCGGCAGCAGGCAGGGTATTCGGGTTAAGGAAAGTAAAATTGAAAAATTTTTGGATGAATGCAGCATGAATTGCGGCTAA
- a CDS encoding type II toxin-antitoxin system RelE/ParE family toxin, which produces MKVKISEKNGKSIFKEWFATLENKAKTKIIRRFAQITTGNLGDHKHLRDKIAELRFKDGHRIYYTMISPTMLLLLGGTKSNQNRDIERAVKWLKELEK; this is translated from the coding sequence ATGAAAGTTAAGATTTCCGAGAAAAACGGAAAATCAATTTTTAAAGAGTGGTTTGCGACTCTTGAAAACAAGGCCAAAACAAAAATAATCAGGCGGTTTGCTCAGATTACAACCGGCAATCTTGGAGACCACAAACACCTGAGAGACAAGATCGCTGAATTGCGGTTTAAGGACGGCCACCGAATTTATTACACCATGATATCTCCAACCATGTTATTGCTGCTCGGTGGCACAAAGTCAAACCAGAACAGGGATATTGAAAGGGCTGTAAAATGGCTGAAAGAACTGGAAAAATAG
- a CDS encoding helix-turn-helix domain-containing protein, with amino-acid sequence MDTATFIKVSRKALGLTQDQLSPLINKKRYNISFYESGKTTPPGDVVLKIIQLRFPELCLSDTHSKSEDNPKTGKKQTESPKMLVA; translated from the coding sequence ATGGATACAGCAACTTTTATTAAAGTTTCAAGAAAAGCACTTGGCTTAACTCAAGATCAGCTTTCCCCATTAATTAATAAAAAACGTTACAATATTTCCTTTTATGAATCCGGCAAAACAACTCCGCCCGGTGATGTTGTTTTAAAAATCATACAGCTCCGGTTTCCTGAATTATGTTTGTCAGACACACATTCTAAGTCAGAAGATAATCCGAAAACGGGTAAAAAGCAAACAGAAAGTCCAAAAATGTTGGTTGCATGA
- a CDS encoding BRO-N domain-containing protein, which translates to MNKTIIPFNFGDHLVRVIQDENGESWWVAKDVCNILEYPRARDAIRTLDDDEKGAQRMRTPGGEQNVVVINEPGLYRLIFRSNKPEAEIFRKWVFNDVLPSIRKTGGYQIPGTDQSGFINDSGVKKAGNMYFPMSKLVESADRYLGGEAALRALNYFTGMPVDDLIQKLDEKKLKTNVGTLEWGKQVIEDFLADQCEFSEEYQESSTALYNAFCSWCRNQRIMKMLTQKKFGAILSAGFEKMKSGTVSYFGLRLKKAQQQE; encoded by the coding sequence ATGAATAAAACTATTATACCGTTTAATTTTGGTGATCATTTGGTCAGGGTAATTCAGGATGAGAACGGAGAGTCCTGGTGGGTGGCAAAGGATGTTTGCAATATACTTGAATATCCAAGAGCAAGAGATGCGATCAGAACTTTGGACGATGATGAAAAGGGAGCGCAAAGAATGCGCACCCCTGGTGGCGAACAAAATGTGGTTGTCATCAATGAACCCGGTCTTTACCGTTTGATATTCAGATCTAATAAACCGGAAGCCGAGATTTTCAGGAAATGGGTTTTCAATGACGTCCTGCCCAGCATCCGCAAAACCGGGGGATACCAGATACCGGGAACCGATCAGAGCGGGTTTATCAATGACAGTGGTGTGAAAAAAGCCGGGAATATGTATTTCCCCATGTCCAAGCTGGTGGAAAGTGCGGATAGGTATCTCGGGGGAGAGGCAGCCTTGCGGGCGCTGAATTATTTTACCGGTATGCCGGTGGATGATCTTATTCAAAAGCTGGATGAAAAAAAGCTCAAAACAAATGTGGGCACATTGGAATGGGGGAAGCAGGTCATTGAAGACTTTCTGGCTGATCAGTGCGAGTTTTCCGAAGAGTACCAGGAATCGTCCACGGCCCTGTACAATGCCTTTTGCTCCTGGTGCCGGAACCAGAGGATAATGAAGATGCTGACGCAAAAGAAATTTGGGGCTATTTTATCAGCCGGATTTGAGAAGATGAAAAGCGGAACCGTTTCCTATTTCGGGCTGCGACTGAAAAAGGCTCAACAGCAAGAATAG